The window CCAGCGGTGTGCGCAGCTCGTGGCTCGCATCGGCGACGAACTGCCGCACCTTGTTCTCGCTCTGCTGCCGGGAGGTCAGGGCCGAGGCGACGTGCTCGAGCATCCGGTTGAAGGCCAGGCCCACCCGGCCCACCTCGGAGCGCGGGTCGGTGTCCTCGGCCGGAACGCGTTCGGCGAGGGCCACGTCGCCGCGGTCGAGCGGCAGTTCGGCGACCCGGGTGGCAGTCGCCGTGACCCGGTCGAGGGGTCGCAGGGCGAGACGGATGATCAGGAACGCCGCCACGGCCGCGAGCGCCATGGCTCCGGCGGTGACGATCACGATCACGACGATCTGCTGCTGCAGGGTGCCCTCGAGGTCGCCGAGCGGGAGGCCGGTGACGACGAGGTCGCCCGCGGCCGTGACCGTCTGGGACTCGACCCGGTAGCTGCCGAGACCGGGCAGCGTGATCGTCTCGGGGGCGCTCTGCGGAGCCAGCGTGAGGTCGGACGCCCCGTCGGCCCCGATCCCGTCGAGCGCCGCGAGCTGCTCCTCGGTGAGGGTCTGCGACTCGCCGTCCTGGGCCAGCACGACGCCGGCCGACGCCTCGCCGTTCGACACGACCGCCACGAGGGTGCCGGAGGCCTGGCCGAGCGAGAGGCCGGGGCGCGGGCCCTGCGAGCCCGCCGTGATGTTCTGGATGGTGCGGTTCGACGCCTCACGCAGCTGCGAGTCGAGCTGGTTCACGAGGTAACCGTTCAGCGCCACGGTGCTCACGACGCCGATGATCACGCCGGCGAGGGCGATCAGGCCGAGCACGCTGGCGATCAGCGTGCGCCGCAGGGTCACAGCGCGGGCTTCAGCAGGTAGCCGGCGCCGCGCACCGTGTGGATCATCGGGGTGCGGCCGGCGTCGACCTTCTTGCGCAGATAGGAGATGTAGATCTCGACCACGCTCGACTTGCCCCCGAAGTCGTAGCTCCAGACCCGGTCGAGGATCTGCGCCTTGCTCAGCACGCGCCGCGGGTTGCGCATGAGGTAGCGCAGCAGCTCGAACTCGGTCGCGGTGAGCTCGATCGGGTCGCCGTCGCGGAACACCTCGTGGCTGTCCTCGTTCAGCTCGAGGTCGCCGACGGTGACGATCGGGTCGTCGGCGTCGGCCACGACGAGGGTCGAGCGGCGGATGAGCCCGCGCAGGCGCGCCACAAGCTCCTCGAGGCTGAACGGCTTCGTCACGTAGTCGTCGCCGCCGGCGGTGAGCCCGGCGATGCGGTCGTCGAGCGCATCCTTCGCCGTGAGGAAGAGCACCGGGGTCTCGTGGCCGTCGCCGCGGAGGCGGTTCAAAACCTGCAGCCCGTCGATGTCGGGCAGCATCACGTCGAGCACGACGACGTCGGGACGGAACTCGCGGGCGATCGTGATCGCCTGGCGTCCCTCGCTCGCCGTCTTGACCTCCCAGCCCTCGTAGCGCAGCGCCATCGAGAGCAGGTCGGTGAGGGTGTTCTCGTCGTCGACGACGAGCGCGCGCACGGGCGAGCCGTCGGCCCGTCGCAGGCGGGGCTGCTTGGCCGGGTTGCTGCGGGAGTCACCGCTGAGGAGGGAGCCGTCGATAGTCACATCTCCAGTATTGGCAGTGGGCTATGAGGAGTCTATGAGTGAGCATTGCGTGGTCTGAGAGTGGAATCCTGCGGTTCGGCGTCGGCCTTCGCGAGGCGGCGGGTGCGCATCCGCCCGCCTGGCCGGTCGACGTGGCGTCGATGACGGTGGCTCGGGTGAGAATGGAGGGGTGACCGACACCCTGCTCTCCTTCCCCTGGGAGGAGCACGAGGTCGCGGTGCCCGCGCCGGCCCCGCCGCCGCACCTCGCGCGGCTGGTGGCGGCCTCGACCGACCGGGTGGCCTGGTTGCGCGCCCGCAGCCGCGGGGTCACGGCGACGGATGCGGCACGGCTCGCCAGCGACGCCGCCGTGCGCGCGGTCGCCTGGGAGAAGTTCAACGGCTCGGGCTTCGGTGGCAACGCCTTCACCGACCACGGCCGGGCCCGCGAGCCCGAGATCGCCGCCTGGGTGCTGCAGGAGCACCTGATCGAACCGAGCGTCGCGCTCTTCCACGCCGCCCGGGAACGGCGCCACCTCGCCACGCCCGACGGCATCCGGGTGACGCCCGAGGGGTCGCTCGAGCTGGCCGAGATCAAGACGACGTCGAAGCCGTGGACGCGCATCCCGCGCTCGTACCTGAGGCAGGTGTGGTGGCAGCAGTACGTGCTCGGCGCCGAGCGCACGCTGGTGGTCTGGGAGCAGCACGTCGACTTCGTGCCGCTGGCGTCCGACCCGCGGTGCCAGTGGGTCGATCGAGACGAGTCGCAGATCGAGCTGCTCGTGCGCCGCGCCGACGAGCTGCTGGCATGGATGCGCGGGGAACGGGGCCGCGTGTGACCACGCTGCTCCTGCACGGCCTCGGCGGGTCGCCGTCGCAGCCGCTGTCACTGTTCTCGCCGATCATCCCGCCGACCGAGACGGTGCTGGCACCCGACGTGCGGGGGCACGGCGACGATCAGCGGGTGTCGGGGCCGGCGTCGGCGTTCTCGCTCGCGGCCCTCGCGTCCGATGTGGCGTCGCAGGTGCGGTCGTCGGTGGGTGACACCCCGCTGACGGTGATCGGGATCTCGATGGGGGCGGGGATCGCCCTGCGGCTGGCGCTGGCAGCGGCGGCCTCGGCGCCCGATGCGCTCGCCATCGGCCGGCTGGTGTTCGTGCGGCCGGCCTTCACCGACGTGCCGCTGCCGCGGAACCTGCTGCCCTTCCCCGTGATCGGCTCGCTGCTCTCCCGGCTCGGGGCGGTCGAGGGGGAGCGCTCGTTCCGCGGCACCGCCCTCTACCGGGAGGCCCTCGAGGAGTCGCCGCTCGGGGCCGAGGGTCTGCTGGAGCAGTTCCGGTCGCCTGGTGCCGCCGCGCGGGCTCGGCGGCTGATCGAGATCCCGCGGTCGGTGGCGTTCTCCGCTTCTGAGAGCCTGGCGTCGATCGGGGTGCCGACGGCGATCGCGTGGGCGCCGCGTGATCCGGTGCACCCGGTGTCGGTGGCCGAGCAGTGGATGGACGAGCTCGACGGGGCGGCGAGCATCCCGCTGCCGGCGCGGGACGACGGGTACGGGGCGTACGTGCGGGCGACCCGGGTGGGGGTCGCGTCGTGGCTGGGGTGGGGCGCGTAGGGGCGCTGCGCTCAGGGCGCTGCGGTTGGGGCGCTGCGCTCAGTAGACCGCGGGAGGCAGGTCGACGCGCTCGGGGGTGCTGTGGCGCACGTGGCCGACGGCCTCATTCGTTCTCGACTCTTCGACGGGGCTCGCTGACGCCGTCTCGATCGCGAGGAACAGCGACAGCCCGACGAGCCAGGTCAGCGCCACGGTCGTCGCCACGAGCTCGAGCAGGCCTCCCACCTCGGTGCCGAAGCGGAGGAGCGAGAGGATGCCCCCGGTGGCGGCGATGAGCGCGACGGCGAGCGCGGCCACGAGCGAGAACCGGGCGAGGCGCTTCAGCCGCGCATCCGACGCCACCTGCAGCATCACCCAGGACGCGCCGGCGAAGCCGACGACCGCGGCCGAGGTGTGCACGAGGTCCTGCCAGGTGAAGCCGGGGCCGACCGGGAGCGGGCAGTAGCGCGTGCAGGTGACCTGGGAGGCGAGGCCGAACGCCGCCGCCGCCGCGAGCAGCACCACGGCGGGCGGGATCGCGCGGAGTGCACGGCCGCGCGGTGTCAGCACCCCCGCGGGCAAGGCGAGCGCCGTGATCGCCGCCCCGACCGCCACCGCCGTCATCGCCCAGCGGAAGACGTCGGCCGTCGGCTCGCCGGCTGCGCCGAGCTCGCTGACGTACAGATAGCGGTCGGCCGAGAGCCGGGCGACCCAGATCAGCACGAGGCCCGCCGCCGCCAGCGCCGCGGCAAGGGTGAGGGCCGCCGCTCGGGCTCGGGTCATCGGGCGGTCTCTTCTCTGCGGCGGCATCGTCGTCTGCGGCGGCCGGTTCACCATCGGTGCGGCGCCGGTCGGCCTCACCGAATGTTAACCCGGAGCCGCCGAGTTTGCACCTCGGTGACGTTCCGGAAACACCGGCGAATCATTCGGACCCTAGCGTGGGAGCAGCCGAATCGGCGACGCAGCGAGGCGGGTGGCCCGAGCTCTCCCCACGCACCAGGGAACACGACGGAAGGGCAGTGGATGATCGAGCAGTGGAGTGGATCGCCGGGCGTCTCGAGTCCCACCCTCACCCACCCGAAGACCATGCGGGCCGTGCTGCTCGACTCCTTCGGTGACGCGTCGGAGCTGCACGCCGGCACCGTGGACTCCCCCGTGCGGGTGAACTCCGAGGTGCTGGTGAAGGTCGCCGCCGCCGGCATCAACCCGCTCGACGCGAAGACCCGGGCCGGGAAGGGAGTGGCCTACGCCATCCCCTCGCTGCCGTGCATCCTGGGCTACGACTTCGCGGGCGTCGTCGTGGAGACCCCGTTCGCCGGGCATCCGCTGAACGTCGGCGACGAGGTCTACGGCATGATGTCGGTGCCGCGCGGGGCCGGTTCGTACGCCGAGTACGTCGCCGCGCCGACACTGCAGGTGGCCCGCAAGCCCAAGTCGCTCTCGCTGGTCGAGGCGGCCGCCGTGCCGCTCGCCGCCCTCACCGCCTGGGGTCTCGTGGTCGAGCTGGCGAAGGCGCACGAGGGCCAGCGGATGCTCATCCACGCCGGTGCCGGTGGTGTCGGTCACTTCGCGGTGCAGTTCGCCTCGTACTTCGGCGCCCGGGTGACCGCCACCGGATCGGCCGCGAACCAGGGGTTCCTGCGCGAGCTCGGGGCGTCGACGGTGCTCGACTACGCCGCCGGCCCCTTCGAGGAGCAGGTGTCGAACCAGGACGTCGTGATCGACCTGGTCGGCAACGTGCACGACTCGACCGGCACCCGGTCGCTCTCGACCCTGCGCCCCGGTGGGCTGATCGTCAACGCGCCGACGGGCAGCTGGCCGACCTTCGAGGCCGAGGCCGCAGCCGCGGGGATGCGCGCCACGACCTTCAAGGTCTCGCCCGACGCCGCGACGCTCGCCGTCATCGCCCGCCTGATCGACTCGGGCGACGTGCACGTGCACGTGGACCGGGTCTTCCCGCTCGCGGAGGCCGCCGCGGCCCACCGCGCGCTCGAGGGGGGCCACACCCGGGGCAAGCTCGTGCTGCAGATCGCGGCCCTTCCCTTCTGAGCCCGCGCCATCGCAGGATCATCTGCAGGCGGTGAGGGTCTCGACGCCAACGCCCAGGACGAGCGGGCCGCCCAGGATGACGAGCTTCTCGGGGGCGAGGCGGGTGAGGTCGTCGAGCACCACCTGGGGCACGCAGTCCTGGCGTACCAAGTACAGCGGCGCCTCGAAGTGCGCGGCGAGGGGCCCGCCACTCAGCGCGTCGGGAAACGACTGCCCGCTCGCCAGGTACGCGATCTTCGCCTCGGAGAACGTCGCGTTCAGCGCCACCGACGTGCCGAAGCGATCCTCGCCGCTGGATCGCTGCGTCAGCACGGTGCGCTTCAGCGCCGTCTCGAGCGGAGCCGAGATCGAGGCAGTGCCACCCGCCAGGAGCACGCTCGTCGTCGCCATCTCGGCGAGCAGCGCCGTCTCGGCGGCGGTCGGTTCGGCCTCGAGCCCGTCAACGAGCAGCACCGGCGACGAGAGCTTCGCAGCCACCGGCGCCGAGCTCAGCGCGTCGGGGAACTGCCGCCCGGTCGCCGTGATCAGCCACGGCGACCCCACCGCCCCGACGCTCGGATCGGAGACCAGCCTCCGTGACACCTCGTACCGATCGGTGCCCGCGATGCGCGTGACCGTCGCCCCGGTCGCGGCGCGGGACAGCTCGAGCGCCACCGCCTCGGACACGGCCAGCTCACCGCCCACGACGACCACCGTCGCCGGAGTCAGCCGGACGATCTCTCGCCGCACGACGTCGGGCAGCGTCTCGCGCGCCGTGAGCAGAAGCGGAGCCCCGTTGATGCCCGCGACCGACGCCGCGCTCAGCGCATCGGGAAAGTTCTCGCCGCTGGCGACGTACACCGTCTCGACGTGCCGCAACCCCATGGCCACCGATGCGGCCACGGCTCCCGCATACCGATCGGCCCCGCCCAACCGCTCGGGCAGCGGCAGGCCGCCCGCGCGCTCGCCAGGGTCGCCGTGGGCTGGTGACACCACTGCCCCGAGCACGGCGAGCATCGCGAGAACGGCAGTGACGCGTCGGCGCATGAGAGCCCGTTTCAGATCAGGATGTCCCTAGAGTCACCCCTCCAGGACCCGGCGCGGTATGAGCAGTTGCTACTCAGCGGCCGGCACCGGGTCAGGCGTCGAGGGGATGCTCGAGCACGAAGTCGTCGTGCAGCTCGTCGCCCACGAGGAAGTGCTTCACTCCCACCTTCGTGAAGCCGCTCTTCTCGTAGAAGCGGATGGCGCGGGAGTTCTGCTGATTGACTCCGAGCCACACCCCGGCCGCCCCCGCTGCCCGGGCCTCCGCGATCGAGGCCTCCATCAGCGCCCGCGATGCGCCTTGCCCGTGGAACTTCGCCCGCACGTAGCATTTGCTGATCTCGACGGTCGGCCGGCGAACGACCGCGGCCGCGACATCCGGGTCGGTGGGCTCCCCCGCCACGAGCATCGTGTAGCCGGCGATCTGGTTGTCGATGTCGCCGAGCAGGATCGTGTGGCTCCCGCTCGCCAGGTAGCCGGCGAAGCGCGCCTCCGACAGGTTCTCGGTCACGAACGCGGCGATGGCCTCGGCCGAGGTCGTGGGCGGGCACGCCAGCTCGAAGGTCTCGGCGGCGACGGCAGCGACGATCCCCACGTCCTCCGGACGCGCCCGTCGAACCCTGGTCGCCATGCCCCCAACTTACCCGGGCAGCTCCCTCCCGCCCCGCGCAACACGACCCGACCCGCAACCCGGCCTGCCTGGTCGCGTCGGATCGGAGCGGTCAGTCGAGGCCGCAGGGCTCGAGGGTGTCGATCGCGGAGCTGAGGGCCGACGTGCCTCCCAGCACGAAGACCTTGGTCGGAGCCAGTCGCCCGATCTCGAACCAGACCGCCGGGCTGAGGCAGTGGGGAGTGGTGATGTAGAGCGGGTTGTGACCGACTCCGGCCGAGACGCCGCCGCTCAGCGCGTCGGGGAAGGTCGCGCCACTGGCGATGAAGACGTGGGAAGCGCTCTTGAACACGTCGTGGTTGACGACCGCACCCGTCTCGTAGCGGTCGCCGCCCGACAGCCGCTCGGCCGCGAACCTCACGGTGAGGTCTTTCAGCAGGGCATCGCTGACCGACAGGGGGCCGCCGGTCACCGTCACCTCGCGCACCCCGAAGTCGAGGAGGAACGTCGACTCGGTGGCGGTCAGCGCAGTGGCGCCTCCGTTGACCAGCAGCACGGGCGACCCGTCCTGCACGGCAGCGGGCGCCGCGGTGAGCGCATCGGGGAAGTTCACGCCGGTCGCCGCGAACATCGACGTCGAGTTCGGCATGCCGAACCGGCTGTCGCCGATCAGTGCGCGCGAGACCTCGAACCGATCGGCCCCGCCGATGCGCGTGACGGCCGCGCCCGACCCGGTCGCAAGAGCCTGGGCGACGGTCTCGGAGACCGCGTCCTTGCCTCCCACCACGACCACGTCCTTGACTCCCAGCCGCTTGAGCTCGGCGACGAGCCCTCTCGGAACCGAGTCCTTCGGGGTGAGCAGCAGCGGCCCCCGCCGCCAGGCTGCTACGGCACTGGCGCTGAGCGCGTCGGCGAACTTCTCGCCGGTGGCCACGTAGGCGATCTGCGACGAGGCGAACGCGCCCGAGGACACGGCGATCGCCTGCGCGTACCGATCGGTGCCCGCGATGCGACTGACCGTCGGCGCGGCCTGAACGGTCACGGTGCAGTTCGCCACCGAGCTCTGCACCGTGCCGTCGGGCAGAGTCGCATCGAGCTGGAGCCGGAACTGGTAGTCGCCGAGCTGGCTCGGCTCACCGAAGAGCACCTGCCCTGGCGCGTTGAGCTGAACGCCCGGCGGCAAAGCCCCGCCGGTCAGTCTGAGGACACTGGGGGCCTTCACCTCGAGTGGCTCGATCGGGAAGCCCTTCGCTGCGACTCCCTGCGGACACCCCGCTGTCACGAGCGTGACCGACGCGGAGACCGGCCCGGTCACGCCCACGGCGCCGACGGCGCCGAGCACGACTCCCACGACCACTCCCGCCCAGCCGAGCTTCTTCGCGCGTGACCGAGCGGGCTTGGTCAGTGATGAGCCGTCCATGGCAGTACCTCCGTAGGGATCGCGCGACGTCCGCGTCCTCCGATGGTCGCCCCGGAACCGTCCCGACAGGTATGAGTAGTTCCTGCTCAAACGCAGAAAGGGCCCGCCGTGAGGCGGGCCCTTTCAGGGGTGCTGCAGACGCGAGCTAGATCGCGTTGACGTCGAGCGGGATGCCCGGGCCGAAGGTCGTCGAGACGGCGCCCTTCTGGATGTAGCGGCCCTTCGAGGAGCTCGGCTTGAGGCGGACGACCTCTTCGAGCGCCGCGGCGATGTTCTCGTCGAGCTGCTCGGGGGTGAACGCGGCCTTGCCGACGACGAAGTGCACGTTGGAGTGCTTGTCGACGCGGAACTCGATCTTTCCGCCCTTGATCTCGTTGACGGCCTTCGCGACGTCGGGCGTCACGGTGCCGGTCTTCGGGTTGGGCATGAGGCCGCGGGGGCCGAGCACCTTTCCGAGACGGCCGACCTTGCCCATGAGCTCGGGGGTCGCGACGGCGGAGTCGAACGAGGTGTAGCCGCCGGCCACCTTCTCGATCAGCTCGTCGCCACCGACCTCGTCGGCGCCCGCGGCGATCGCGGCCTCAGCGGCCGGACCCGTCGCGAACACGATGACGCGGGCGGTCTTGCCGGTGCCGTGCGGGAGGATGACGGTGCCGCGCACCATCTGGTCCGCCTTGCGGGGGTCGACGCCGAGCTTGAGCGCGACCTCGACGGTGCTGTCGAACTTCGACGAACCCGTCTCGCGGGCCAGGTTCACGGCCTCGCTGGGGGTGTAGTACTTGCCGGCCTCGATCTTCTCGGCCGCGGCCCGGTAGGCCTTTGACTTCTGTGCCATGTTCCTGCCGCCCTTACGCTTCGACCGTGATGCCCATGGAACGGGCAGTGCCGGCAATGATCTTCTCTGCCGCTTCGACGTCGTTCGCGTTCAGGTCGGCCTGCTTCTGCTCGGCGATCTGACGCACCTGCTCACGGGTGAGCTTGGCGACCTTGACGGTGTGCGGGGTGGCCGAGCCCTTGGCGACTCCGGCCGCCTTCTTGATGAGCTCCGCCGCCGGCGGGGTCTTCAGGATGAAGGTGAACGAGCGATCTTCGTAGACCGTGATCTCGACGGGGATGACGTTGCCGCGCTGCGACTCGGTCGCCGCGTTGTACGCCTTGCAGAACTCCATGATGTTCACGCCGTGCTGACCCAGCGCCGGCCCGATGGGCGGTGCGGGGTTGGCGGCGCCGGCGTTGATCTGAAGCTTGATCAGACCTGTGACCTTCTTCTTCGGTGCCATTTCTTCTCTTCTCTGTCGAGCCGCCTGGCAGGCGGCGCTCCCACCATGAGGCTTCTCCCCACAGTGGTGATCTTCGGATGCTCGCTAGAGCAACCTCGTAATGTTAGCCGATCGACGGCGCGATCGCATCGTGCCGTCGAGCGGACGACACGCGCCGCAGAGGCGGCGGCGCGTTCTAGAGCTTGGTGACCTGGTCGAAGCTGAGCTCGACCGGGGTCTCGCGCTCGAACAGGGAGACGAGCACGGTGAGCTTGCCGCTCTCGGGCTTGATCTCGCTGATCGAACCGGGAAGACCCGCGAACGAGCCCTCCTTGATGGTGATGGTCTCGCCGACCTCGAAGTCGACCTCGGCCGGGATCGAGCGGCTGACGGCCTTGCCGCCCTTGCCGCCGGCGTTCTTCGCGGTCGGCACCTCCTTGATCTCGACGAGGCTCTTCAGCATGTTGAAGGCCTCCTCGAAGCGGAGGGGGGTCGGGTTGTGCGAGTTGCCGACGAAGCCGGTGACGCCGGGGGTGTGACGCACGACCGACCAGCTGTCCTCGTTGAGGAACATGCGCACCAGCACGTAGCCGGGGATGCGCACGCGGGTGACCAGCTTGCGCTGGCCGTTCTTGATCTCGACCACGTCCTCCATCGGGACCTCGACCTGGAAGACGAAGTCCTCCATGCCCATCGAGGTCTTGCGGCTCTCGATGTTGGACTTCACGCGCTTCTCGAAGCCGGCGTAGGAGTGGATGACGTACCACTTGCCCGGCAGCGAGCGCAGCTCGGCACGGAAGGCCTCGTAGGGGTCGTCCTCGGTCTCGTCCTCGGACGACTCCTCGTCGGTCGGGTCGGCCGAGGAAGCAGGCGCGGAAGCCACAGCGGCCAGAGCCACCTCGCCCTCCACGTCCTCGCCCTCGACGGGCTCCCCGGCGACGTCGGCCTCGGAGTCCTCCAGCACGTCGAGCACCGCGGCGGCCTCGTCGAAGGAGTCGATGTTCAGTGCGTCGTCGACCACCGCATCGGCTTCAGGGTCGGCCGGCGCGTCGATCGCCTCGAGGAGGGCATCGAGGTCGGCCGGGACTCCGGCTTCTTCGGGCTTTGAGTCTGTCACTGGTGACGGTTCCACTTCTTGTCGATGAGGCCGACGGCGACGAGCGCACAGCCGGCACGGGCATCCGGAATTCTTAGGCCGGGTCTCCGAAGACGATGATCGCCAGCCAGCCGAACAGCTGGTCGAGACCGACCACGATCGCCATCATGATGACCACGAAGATCAGCACGACGAGCGTGTAGTTCAGCAGCTCGCGCCGGGTGGGCGTGACGACCTTCTTCAGTTCGGTGAAGACCTGCTTGATGAACAGGATGATGCGGGCGAAGGGGTTGCGTCGAGCAGCCCGCTCCTTCTTGGCGTTCTCGACGACGTCCTCGGAGGGTTCGTCGATTACTTTTCGTGCCACCGTTTCACCTTTGTTTCATATCTCTTGACGAAGGCGCACCCTCGACAAGCCGGTGCAGGGCGGACAGGACTCGAACCTGCAACCTGCGGTTTTGGAGACCGCTGCTCTACCAATTGAGCCACCGCCCTAAGCGCCGAACTGCGACCGCTTCGCTACGCTGACCCCGGGGCCGCATGCGGACTCCAGGAAAAAAGGCATAGAAAAGCTTGGCAGATTTCGACTACCGACAGTAAGTGTAGGTCAGATCGAGCGGCCATGCAAAGGCGAGCAGACGGGGGCACGCGTGCACGGCAACGCATTCAGGATCGGGTTCGTGGCGACCTTGGGCGGACTGGTCGCGATCGCGCTGGGCTTCGCGTTCACGCAGCTCTCGACCGTGGTCATCTGCATCATCGGAGCGCTCTTCCTCGCGCTCGGCCTCGACCCTCTGGTGCGCTGGCTGACGCGGCGGCGCATCCCGCGCGGGTTCTCGATCCTGATCGTCTTCGCGCTGGTGATCGCCTTCGCGGCCGCGGTCTTCCTCCTGGTCATCCCCGCCGTCGTCGACCAGGTCGCCGAGCTCGTGCACAACCTCCCGGGCGCGATCGCGGCCGTGACGAAGGAGCCGTGGTTCACCCGCGTGTTCGGCGACACGTCCGGCAGCCAGCAGCTGGAGAAGGACCTCGCGAGCTTCCTCAGTGACCCGGTGAACCTCGTCTCGCTCGGCGGCGGGGTGCTGAAGGTCGGCACGGCCGTCGCGAACGGCGTCTCGGGGGGCATCCTCGTCGTCGTGCTCACCCTGTTCTTCCTCGGCTCGCTCGACGCGGTGAAGAACAGCTTCTACGTTCTCGTGCCCATGTCCAAGCGCGCGGCGGTCGTCGACATCACCGACCAGATCGTCGTGTCGATCGGCAAGTACGTCAGCGGGCAGGTGCTGCTCGCGGCGACGAACGGCGTGTTCGGCTTCATCGCGATGGTGCTGACCGGCGTACCCTACGCGGGTGCGCTCGCGGTCGTGGCCTTCCTGCTCGCGCTGATCCCGCTGGTCGGCACCGTGATCAGCGCCGTGCTCGTCACCTTCGTCGCGCTCACGGTGTCGCCGCTGACCGCCGTGATCATCGGCGTCTACTTCCTGGTCTACATGCAGGTCGAGGCCTACGTGCTGAGCCCGAGGGTGATGAACAAGGCGGTGGATGTCCCGGGCATCCTCGTGGTCATCGGCGCCCTGGTGGGGGGAACGCTGCTCGGGGTGCTCGGCGCGCTGATCGCGGTGCCGGTCGTCGCCTCCGTGCTGATCGTGGTGAAGCAGGTCATCGTGCCCCGGCAGGCGCTGAAGTGACCGACATCACCACGCCGACGCTCGTCACGAGCGCCATCGGACTGCTCACGATCACGAACCCGATCGGCAGCCTGCCCATCTTCCTGAACCTCACGAAGGACTTCGACGTCGCGCGGCAGAAGCGGCTGGGACTGCTCGTCGGCGTCGCCGTCTTCGCCGTGCTGACCGTGTCGCTCGTGGCCGGGAGCTGGGTGCTGCAGGCGTTCGGTATCGACCTCACGTCGTTCCGTATCGCGGGCAACCTGCTCGTGGCGAGCATCGGCTGGGCGATGCTGACGGCCAAGGCGAACATCGTGACGGTGACGGATGCGCAGTCCCCCGTCGTGGTGCCGCTTGCCATCCCCGTGATCGCCGGGCCGGGGGCCATCAGCCTGATCATCACGTTCCAGGAGACGTACTCGAGCCTGTTCGACTACGTCGCCGGAACGTTGATGATCTTGGCGGTGTCGATCGTGATCGCCGTCGCGCTGTTCTTCGCGCCGCAGGTGGCGCGGCTCGTGAAGCCGACCGGGATGAGCATCGTGACGCGCATCTTCGGGCTGCTGCTGCTGGCGATCGCGGTGCAGTCGATCCTCGGGGCGCTGGGGGACGCTTTCCCGGCGCTGGTGAAGTAGGTTCAGCTCGCGCCGCGCCATCGGCGTGAGGCGTGCATCCGCCCAGGGCGCGGGACGTGCATCCTGTTCTGAGGATGTGTCGGCGGATAGGCTGAACCCGTGACACGCATCTCGAACCGCATCGCATCCATCGCCGAGTCGGCGACCCTCAAGGTCGACGCCAAGGCGAAGAGCCTCCAGGCCGCGGGCCGGCCCGTCATCAGCTACGCCGCCGGCGAGCCCGACTTCCCGACCCCCGCGCACATCGTCGAGGCGGCCGAGGTGGCCGTGCGCGATCCGAAGAACCACCGCTACACCCCCGCCGCCGGTCTGCCCGAGCTGCGCGAGGCGATCGCCGCGAAGACGCTGCGCGACAGCGGCCTCGAGGTCTCGCCGTCGCAGGTCATCGTCACGAACGGCGGCAAGCAGGCCGTCTACGAGGCTTTCGCGACGCTGCTCGACCCGGGCGACGAGGTGCTCGTGCCGACCCCGTTCTGGACCACCTACCCCGAGGCCATCGCCCTCGCCGGCGGCGTGCCCGTGCAGGTCTTCGCCGGCAGCGCGCAGAACTACCTCGTCACCGTCGAGCAGCTCGAGGCCGCGCGCACCCCGCGCAGCAAGGTGCTGCTGTTCGTCTCGCCCTCGAACCCCACCGGCGCCGTCTACTCGGCCGCTCAGACGAAGGAGATCGGC of the Herbiconiux flava genome contains:
- a CDS encoding GNAT family N-acetyltransferase codes for the protein MATRVRRARPEDVGIVAAVAAETFELACPPTTSAEAIAAFVTENLSEARFAGYLASGSHTILLGDIDNQIAGYTMLVAGEPTDPDVAAAVVRRPTVEISKCYVRAKFHGQGASRALMEASIAEARAAGAAGVWLGVNQQNSRAIRFYEKSGFTKVGVKHFLVGDELHDDFVLEHPLDA
- a CDS encoding cell wall-binding repeat-containing protein, with translation MDGSSLTKPARSRAKKLGWAGVVVGVVLGAVGAVGVTGPVSASVTLVTAGCPQGVAAKGFPIEPLEVKAPSVLRLTGGALPPGVQLNAPGQVLFGEPSQLGDYQFRLQLDATLPDGTVQSSVANCTVTVQAAPTVSRIAGTDRYAQAIAVSSGAFASSQIAYVATGEKFADALSASAVAAWRRGPLLLTPKDSVPRGLVAELKRLGVKDVVVVGGKDAVSETVAQALATGSGAAVTRIGGADRFEVSRALIGDSRFGMPNSTSMFAATGVNFPDALTAAPAAVQDGSPVLLVNGGATALTATESTFLLDFGVREVTVTGGPLSVSDALLKDLTVRFAAERLSGGDRYETGAVVNHDVFKSASHVFIASGATFPDALSGGVSAGVGHNPLYITTPHCLSPAVWFEIGRLAPTKVFVLGGTSALSSAIDTLEPCGLD
- the rplA gene encoding 50S ribosomal protein L1, giving the protein MAQKSKAYRAAAEKIEAGKYYTPSEAVNLARETGSSKFDSTVEVALKLGVDPRKADQMVRGTVILPHGTGKTARVIVFATGPAAEAAIAAGADEVGGDELIEKVAGGYTSFDSAVATPELMGKVGRLGKVLGPRGLMPNPKTGTVTPDVAKAVNEIKGGKIEFRVDKHSNVHFVVGKAAFTPEQLDENIAAALEEVVRLKPSSSKGRYIQKGAVSTTFGPGIPLDVNAI
- the rplK gene encoding 50S ribosomal protein L11, producing the protein MAPKKKVTGLIKLQINAGAANPAPPIGPALGQHGVNIMEFCKAYNAATESQRGNVIPVEITVYEDRSFTFILKTPPAAELIKKAAGVAKGSATPHTVKVAKLTREQVRQIAEQKQADLNANDVEAAEKIIAGTARSMGITVEA
- the nusG gene encoding transcription termination/antitermination protein NusG — its product is MTDSKPEEAGVPADLDALLEAIDAPADPEADAVVDDALNIDSFDEAAAVLDVLEDSEADVAGEPVEGEDVEGEVALAAVASAPASSADPTDEESSEDETEDDPYEAFRAELRSLPGKWYVIHSYAGFEKRVKSNIESRKTSMGMEDFVFQVEVPMEDVVEIKNGQRKLVTRVRIPGYVLVRMFLNEDSWSVVRHTPGVTGFVGNSHNPTPLRFEEAFNMLKSLVEIKEVPTAKNAGGKGGKAVSRSIPAEVDFEVGETITIKEGSFAGLPGSISEIKPESGKLTVLVSLFERETPVELSFDQVTKL
- the secE gene encoding preprotein translocase subunit SecE; its protein translation is MARKVIDEPSEDVVENAKKERAARRNPFARIILFIKQVFTELKKVVTPTRRELLNYTLVVLIFVVIMMAIVVGLDQLFGWLAIIVFGDPA
- a CDS encoding AI-2E family transporter encodes the protein MATLGGLVAIALGFAFTQLSTVVICIIGALFLALGLDPLVRWLTRRRIPRGFSILIVFALVIAFAAAVFLLVIPAVVDQVAELVHNLPGAIAAVTKEPWFTRVFGDTSGSQQLEKDLASFLSDPVNLVSLGGGVLKVGTAVANGVSGGILVVVLTLFFLGSLDAVKNSFYVLVPMSKRAAVVDITDQIVVSIGKYVSGQVLLAATNGVFGFIAMVLTGVPYAGALAVVAFLLALIPLVGTVISAVLVTFVALTVSPLTAVIIGVYFLVYMQVEAYVLSPRVMNKAVDVPGILVVIGALVGGTLLGVLGALIAVPVVASVLIVVKQVIVPRQALK
- a CDS encoding MarC family protein — translated: MTDITTPTLVTSAIGLLTITNPIGSLPIFLNLTKDFDVARQKRLGLLVGVAVFAVLTVSLVAGSWVLQAFGIDLTSFRIAGNLLVASIGWAMLTAKANIVTVTDAQSPVVVPLAIPVIAGPGAISLIITFQETYSSLFDYVAGTLMILAVSIVIAVALFFAPQVARLVKPTGMSIVTRIFGLLLLAIAVQSILGALGDAFPALVK